In a genomic window of Bordetella petrii:
- a CDS encoding M20/M25/M40 family metallo-hydrolase, whose amino-acid sequence MPSSLSRSARSYGLTLLCCAAVGLAHAAPVAAVHDAAQAQRQPMLDTMRDLVGIESGSKDLEGLRQLAALVAKRLKALDGKVEIITPADITRLADTPEQVGPMVHAEFQGTGSKKIMLIAHMDTVYQKGMLKDQPFRIEGERAYGLGIADDKQGVAAIIHTVALLRDLGFKEYGSLTVLINGDEEISSPGARNTITRLGADQDAVFSFEGGGKDGNLRLATSGIGAAYLTVTGKTSHAGARPEGGVNALYELAHQVLQMNDLSQPAQGLKLNWTLAQAGTVRNVIPGRATAQADARSLKVADFDALEAAMRERIQKKLLPEAKVDLRFEVRRPPLEATEASRRVATHGAAIYEELGLPMKVLDVATGGGTDAAFAGVKARGAVVEGMGLSGFGAHSNAAEYVQIDTIVPRLYLAARMIMDISRDQVPLK is encoded by the coding sequence GCCGCGGTGCATGACGCCGCCCAGGCGCAGCGCCAACCCATGCTCGACACCATGCGCGACCTGGTCGGCATCGAGTCGGGCAGCAAAGACCTGGAAGGCCTGCGGCAACTTGCCGCGCTGGTGGCCAAGCGCCTGAAGGCGCTGGACGGCAAGGTCGAGATCATCACGCCCGCCGACATCACGCGCCTGGCCGATACGCCGGAACAGGTGGGGCCGATGGTGCACGCCGAATTCCAGGGCACGGGCAGCAAGAAGATCATGCTGATTGCCCACATGGACACGGTCTACCAGAAGGGCATGCTGAAAGACCAGCCGTTTCGCATCGAAGGCGAGCGCGCCTATGGCCTGGGCATCGCCGACGACAAGCAGGGCGTGGCCGCCATCATCCATACGGTGGCCTTGCTGCGCGACCTGGGCTTCAAGGAATACGGCTCGCTCACCGTGCTGATCAATGGCGATGAAGAAATCAGTTCGCCTGGCGCGCGCAACACCATTACGCGCCTGGGGGCTGACCAGGACGCCGTGTTCTCGTTTGAAGGCGGCGGCAAAGACGGCAACCTGCGCCTGGCCACCAGCGGCATCGGCGCGGCCTACCTTACCGTCACCGGCAAGACTTCACATGCCGGCGCGCGGCCGGAAGGCGGCGTCAATGCGCTGTACGAACTGGCGCATCAGGTGCTGCAAATGAACGACCTGTCGCAACCCGCGCAGGGGTTGAAGCTGAACTGGACCCTGGCCCAGGCCGGCACCGTGCGCAACGTGATTCCCGGCCGGGCCACGGCGCAGGCCGATGCCCGCTCGCTGAAGGTCGCCGATTTCGACGCGCTGGAGGCCGCCATGCGCGAGCGCATCCAGAAAAAGCTGCTGCCCGAGGCGAAGGTCGACCTGCGTTTCGAAGTGCGCCGCCCGCCGCTCGAAGCCACCGAGGCGTCGCGCCGCGTGGCCACGCATGGCGCGGCCATCTACGAAGAGCTGGGCTTGCCGATGAAGGTGCTGGACGTGGCGACCGGGGGCGGTACCGACGCCGCCTTCGCCGGCGTGAAGGCGCGCGGAGCCGTGGTCGAGGGCATGGGGTTGAGCGGCTTCGGCGCGCATTCCAACGCGGCGGAATACGTGCAGATCGACACCATCGTGCCGCGCCTTTATCTTGCCGCGCGCATGATCATGGACATTTCGCGCGACCAGGTGCCGCTTAAGTAG
- a CDS encoding LysR substrate-binding domain-containing protein: MRFDLTDLRLFLRIHEAGSITGGAQRAHMTLASASERVRGMEDTLGVPLLVRQRHGVRVTAAGRTLLHHARAVLQQVERMHGELDQYGHGIRGHVRLLCNTAALSEYLPDALCGFLAQHPRISVDVQERPSDDIADAMRAGAADIGIVADSADPQGLNTYPFRPDPLVLVVARGHVLAQSASVGLAEISAHDFIGLAEGSALQEHIALHARRAGAALNYRVRLHSFDAICRLVGGGIGIGIVPRAAARRCARATGIKAVALDAPWAQRHLLLCVRHADDLPAYARQMLRYLQDTAPPARTRPT, encoded by the coding sequence ATGCGTTTCGACCTGACCGATCTGCGCCTGTTCTTGCGAATTCACGAGGCCGGCTCCATTACCGGCGGCGCGCAGCGCGCCCACATGACGCTGGCGTCGGCCAGCGAGCGCGTGCGCGGCATGGAAGACACGCTGGGCGTGCCGCTCTTGGTGCGCCAGCGCCATGGCGTGCGCGTCACGGCGGCGGGCCGAACGCTGCTGCATCATGCCCGCGCCGTACTGCAGCAGGTCGAGCGCATGCACGGCGAGCTGGACCAATACGGACACGGCATCCGGGGCCACGTCAGGCTGCTGTGCAACACGGCCGCGCTCAGCGAATACCTTCCCGATGCGCTGTGCGGCTTCCTGGCGCAGCACCCGCGCATTTCGGTGGACGTGCAAGAACGGCCCAGCGACGACATCGCCGACGCCATGCGCGCCGGCGCGGCCGACATCGGCATCGTGGCCGATTCAGCCGACCCGCAGGGTCTGAATACCTATCCGTTCCGCCCCGATCCGCTGGTGCTGGTGGTGGCGCGCGGCCACGTGTTGGCGCAATCGGCCAGCGTGGGCCTGGCCGAGATTTCGGCCCATGACTTCATCGGCCTGGCCGAGGGCAGCGCCCTGCAAGAGCACATCGCCCTGCATGCGCGCCGCGCCGGCGCGGCCTTGAATTACCGTGTGCGGCTGCACAGCTTCGACGCTATCTGCCGGCTGGTGGGCGGCGGCATAGGCATAGGCATCGTGCCGCGGGCGGCGGCGCGGCGCTGTGCGCGCGCCACCGGCATCAAGGCGGTGGCGCTCGACGCGCCCTGGGCGCAGCGCCACCTGCTGTTATGCGTGCGGCACGCCGACGACCTGCCCGCCTATGCCCGGCAGATGCTGCGGTATCTGCAGGACACCGCGCCGCCGGCGCGAACGCGCCCTACTTAA